A window of the Enoplosus armatus isolate fEnoArm2 chromosome 5, fEnoArm2.hap1, whole genome shotgun sequence genome harbors these coding sequences:
- the vaspb gene encoding vasodilator-stimulated phosphoprotein, producing the protein MSESSICQARATVMIYDDGNKKWLPAGAGPQSFSRVQIYHNPTNNAFRIVGRKMQTDQQVVINCPIVRGLKYNQATPNFHQWRDARQVWGLNFGSKEDAALFANGMAHALEVLNSIADAGYATLPRPVSNGPPPEELEQQRRLEQQRLEQQERERQERERQERERQERERLDRERQAAAVPIPPPPLAPGGPAPPPAPPPPPGPPPGAGIPPPPGPPPTGPPPAPPLPAAGGGGGGGGGGGGGGGGGGGGGGGGLGGGGGLAAALAGAKLRKISKQEEGAPATSIGRTDSNRSSNSSIGGGGGGGGGGLMGEMSAILARRRKAADTGEKPPVKTQDNDDSEPQGQSDTVRRPWEKSSMTRNNSIPKSMDSTSSLSQGSRAKPAGNSNDAGGMDDSDLEKMKQEILEEVRKELQKVKEEIIGAFIQELQKRST; encoded by the exons tGAGTCGAGTATTTGCCAGGCTCGGGCCACTGTGATGATCTATGACGATGGCAATAAAAAGTGGCTGCCGGCGGGTGCTGGACCCCAGTCCTTCAGCAGAGTCCAGATCTATCACAACCCCACCAACAATGCCTTCAGGATAGTGGGACGCAAGATGCAGACGGACCAGCAG GTGGTTATAAACTGTCCAATCGTGAGAGGTCTCAAATATAACCAGGCCACACCCAATTTCCACCAGTGGCGGGATGCCCGGCAGGTGTGGGGCCTCAACTTTGGCAGCAAGGAGGATGCTGCTCTATTTGCCAATGGCATGGCTCATGCTCTGGAGGTGCTCAACTCCATAGCAGATGCAG GCTATGCAACCCTCCCCCGCCCAGTGTCAAATGGACCTCCTCCAGAAGAGCTTGAACAACAACGGAG GTTGGAGCAGCAGAGGTTGGAACAGCAGGAACGGGAgcgacaggagagagagagacaggagcgGGAGCggcaggaaagagagagactggatAGAGAGAGACAAGCTGCTGCAG tCCCTATTCCTCCGCCTCCATTGGCCCCTGGAGGCcctgctcctccaccagcccctcctccaccccctggTCCGCCTCCGGGTGCTGGCATCCCTCCCCCGCCAGGACCACCTCCCACAGGACCTCCGCCGGCCCCACCCCTACCTgctgcagggggaggaggaggaggaggaggaggaggaggaggaggtggtggcggTGGCGGTGGCGGCGGTGGTGGGGGacttggaggaggagggggcttGGCGGCTGCCTTAGCAGGAGCTAAACTCCGCAAAATATCAAAG CAGGAGGAAGGAGCCCCTGCAACTTCAATAGGCAGAACTGACTCCAACCGCAGCAGCAACTCCTCTAttggtggagggggtggaggaggtggaggaggtctGATGGGTGAAATGAGTGCCATCTTGGCACGAAG gaGAAAAGCTGCAGACACTGGAGAGAAGCCACCTGTGAAGACACAAGATAAT GATGATTCAGAGCCTCAAGGTCAAAGCG ACACCGTGAGAAGACCTTGGGAGAAATCGTCTATGACCAG GAATAACTCCATCCCCAAGAGCATGGACTCCACTTCCTCATTGTCCCAAGGGTCCAG GGCGAAGCCTGCAGGCAACAGTAATGATGCAGGTGGAATGGATGATTCTGatttagagaaaatgaaacag GAGATCCTGGAGGAGGTGCGGAAAGAACTACAAAAAGTCAAGGAGGAAATTATTGGAG CCTTTATTCAGGAGCTGCAAAAGAGAAGCACATAG